A section of the Humulus lupulus chromosome 2, drHumLupu1.1, whole genome shotgun sequence genome encodes:
- the LOC133818476 gene encoding uncharacterized protein LOC133818476 — protein sequence MENIEHKQVEVKGLQLHVAEIGSGPKVVVFLHGFPEIWYTWRHQMIAVANKGYRAIAFDFRGYGLSDQPLEPEKATFQDLIDDVIGLLDSLAINKAFLVGKDFGAIPAYLVAAVHPERVSGVVTLGIPYILPGSNSVQNHLLPEGFYITRWQEPGRAEADFGRFDVKSVIRNIYTLFSRSEVPVANENQEIMDLFDPSTPLPSWFSEEDLSAYASLYEKSGFRYALQVPYRTLSVDIGISDAKVNAPALLIMGEKDYCLKFPGMEDYIRSGTVKQLVPDLDIIFLEEGCHFVHEQLPVLANQLIITFLDKHSTTV from the exons ATGGAAAACATCGAGCATAAGCAAGTGGAAGTAAAAGGACTACAGCTTCATGTAGCCGAAATTGGAAGTG GTCCAAAAGTGGTGGTGTTCTTACATGGGTTCCCAGAAATATGGTACACATGGAGGCACCAAATGATAGCAGTGGCCAACAAAGGTTACCGTGCCATAGCCTTCGATTTCAGAGGCTATGGACTCTCAGATCAGCCACTAGAGCCTGAGAAAGCAACCTTCCAAGATCTTATAGATGATGTCATTGGCCTTTTGGATTCCCTTGCCATCAACAAG GCTTTTTTAGTGGGAAAAGATTTTGGAGCTATTCCAGCGTACTTAGTGGCCGCAGTTCACCCAGAAAGGGTATCTGGAGTTGTAACACTAGGTATTCCTTACATTCTTCCAGGTTCCAATTCTGTCCAAAACCATCTCCTTCCCGAAGGATTCTATATCACAAGATGGCAG GAACCGGGGCGAGCAGAAGCAGATTTTGGGCGCTTTGATGTGAAGTCTGTGATTAGAAACATCTACACCCTCTTCTCAAGAAGTGAGGTCCCAGTAGCTAATGAAAACCAAGAAATCATGGACTTGTTTGATCCATCTACTCCTCTACCATCTTGGTTCTCTGAGGAAGACCTCTCAGCCTATGCTTCCCTCTATGAGAAGTCTGGCTTTCGTTATGCTTTGCAGGTTCCATACAG GACTTTGTCAGTGGATATTGGTATAAGTGATGCGAAAGTGAATGCACCGGCATTACTAATCATGGGTGAGAAGGACTATTGCTTGAAATTTCCAGGAATGGAAGACTACATAAGGAGTGGGACAGTGAAGCAACTTGTGCCTGATTTGGATATCATTTTTTTGGAAGAAGGATGCCATTTTGTGCATGAACAACTACCAGTGCTGGCTAATCAGCTCATCATAACTTTCCTTGACAAGCATAGTACTACTGTCTAA